The genomic region tggcagatttatttcaagattctggcagacattacagcaagcattaggaactcgtctagacatgagtactgcctatcatccacaaactgatgggcagagcgaaaggacgatacaaacgcttgaagacatgctacgagcatgtgttattgatttcggaaacagttgggatcgacatctaccgttagcagaattttcctacaacaacagctaccattcaagcattgagatggcgccgtttgaagcactttatggtagaaagtgcaggtctccgatttgttggagtgaggtgggggatagacagattacgggtccggatattatacaagaaactaccgagaagatcatccaaattcaacaacggttgaaaaccgcccaaagtcgacaaaagagctacgctgacattaaaagaaaagatatagaatttgaaattggagagatggtcatgcttaaagtttcaccttggaaaggcgttgttcgatttggtaaacgagggaaattaaatccaaggtatattggaccattcaagattattgatcgtgtcggaccagtagcttaccgacttgagttacctcaacaactcacggctgtacataacactttccacgtctcgaatttgaagaaatgttttgctaaagaagatctcactattccgttagatgaaatccaaatcaacgaaaaactccaattcatcgaagaacccgtcgaaataatggatcgtgaggttaaaagacttaagcaaaacaagataccaattgttaaggttcgatggaatgctcgtagaggacccgagttcacctgggagcgtgaagatcagatgaagaagaaatacccgcatctatttccagaagattcgtcaacaccttcaacagcttaaaatttcgggacgaaatttatttaacgggtaggtactgtagtgacccgaacttttccatgtttatatatattaattgagattgatgtttacatgattaaatgtttccaacatgttaagcaatcaaacttgttaagacttgattaattgaaataggtttcatatagacaattgaccacccaagttgaccggtgattcacgaacgttaaaacttgtaaaaaactatatgatgacatatatatggttatatatatagttaacatgatattatgataagtaaacatatcattaattatattaacaatgaactacatatgtaaaaacaagactactaacttaatgattttgaaacgagacatatatgtaacgtttatcgttgtaacgacatttaatgtatatatatcatattaagagatattcgtacatcctaatatcatgataatataataatttaaaatctcttttgttattataaacattgggttaacaacatttaacaagatcgttaacctaaaggtttcaaaacaacacttacatgtaacgactaacgatgacttaacgactcagttaaaatgtatatacatgtagtgttttaatatgtatttatacacttttgaaagacttcaatacacttatcaaaatacttctacttaacaaaaatgcttacaattacattctcgttcagtttcatcaacaattctactcgtatgcacccgtattcgtactcgtacaatacacagcttttagatgtatgtactattggtatatacactccaatgatcagctcttagcagcccatgtgagtcacctaacacatgtgggaaccatcatttggcaactagcatgaaatatctcataagattacaaaaatatgagtaatcattcatgacttatttacatgaaaacaaaattacatatcctttatatctaatccatacaccaacgaccaaaaacacctacaaacactttcattcttcaattttcttcatctaattgaactctctcaagttctatcttcaagttctaagtgttcttcataaattccaaaagttctagtttcataaaatcaagaatactttcaagtttgctagctcacttccaatcttgtaaggtgatcatccaacctcaagaaatctttgtttcttacagtaggttatcattctaatacaaggtaataatcatattcaaactttggttcaatttctataactataacaatcttatttcaagtgatgatcttacttgaacttgttttcgtgtcatgattttgcttcaagaactttgagccatccaaggatccattgaagctagatccatttttctcttttccagtaggttcatccaaggaacttaaggtagtaatgatgttcataacatcattcgattcatacatataaagctatcttattcgaaggtttaaacttgtaatcactagaacatagtttagttaattctaaacttgttcgcaaacaaaagttaatccttctaacttgacttttaaaatcaactaaacacatgttctatatctatatgatatgctaacttaatgatttaaaacctggaaacacgaaaaacaccgtaaaaccggatttacgccgtcgtagtaacaccgcgggctgttttgggttagttaattaaaaactatgataaactttgatttaaaagttgttattctgagaaaatgatttttattatgaacatgaaactatatccaaaaattatggttaaactcaaagtggaagtatgttttctaaaatggtcatctagacgtcgttctttcgactgaaatgactacctttacaaaaacgacttgtaacttttttttccgactagaaacctatactttttttgtttagattcataaaatagagttcaatatgaaaccatagcaatttgattcactcaaaacggatttaaaatgaagaagttatgggtaaaacaagattggataatttttctcattttagctacgtgaaaattggtaacaaatctattccaaccataacttaatcaacttgtattatatattatgtaatcttgagataccatagacacgtatacaatgtttcgacctatcatgtcgacacatctatatatatttcggaacaaccatagacactctatatgtgaatgttggagttagctatacagggttgaggttgattccaaaatatatatagtttgagttgtgatcaatactgagatacgtatacactgggtcgtggattgattcaagataatatttatcgatttatttctgtacatctaactgtggacaactagttgtaggttactaacgaggacagctgacttaataaacttaaaacatcaaaatatattaaaagtgttgtaaatatattttgaacatactttgatatatatgtatatattgttataggttcgtgaatcaaccagtggccaagtcttacttcccgacgaagtaaaaatctgtgaaagtgagttatagtcccacttttaaaatctaatatttttgggatgagaatacatgcaggttttataaatgatttacaaaatagacacaagtacgtgaaactacattctatggttgaattatcgaaatcgaatatgcccctttttattaagtctggtaatctaagaattagggaacagacaccctaattgacgcgaatcctaaagatagatctattgggcctaacaaaccccatccaaagtaccggatgctttagtacttcgaaatttatatcatatccgaagggtgtcccggaatgatggggatattcttatatatgcatcttgttattgtcggttaccaggtgttcaccatatgaatgatttttatctctatgtatgggatgtgtattgaaatatgaaatcttgtggtctattgttacgatttgatatatataggttaaacctataactcaccaacatttttgttgacgttttaagcatgtttattctcaggtgattattaagagcttccgctgtcgcatacttaaataaggacaagatttggagtccatgcttgtatgatattgtgtaaaaactgcattcaagaaacttattttgttgtaacatatttgtattgtaaaccattatgtaatggtcgtgtgtaaacaggatattttagattatcattatttgataatctacgtaaagctttttaaacctttattgatgaaataaaggttatggtttgtttaaaaatgaatgcagtctttgaaaaacgtctcatatagaggtcaaaacctcgcaacgaaatcaattaatatggaacgtttttaatcaataagaacgggacatttcatcatctaTGTACAACTGAGCCAATTTACTCAACGATGTCGTTTCACTAGCAGGCAAAAAGTGTGCGCTCTTGGTtaatcgatcaacaatcacccagatcatatcatgtcctttctgggttcggggtaacttgataCAAAAtctatcgttatatgttcccatttccattctggaatttctaatTGACGTAATGATCCAtagggtttttgatgttcagctttaacttgggCGCAAATTTGACATTTTTTCACAAAATGCGCGATGtctttcttcattgttggccaccaatacagggttttcaaatcatgatacatctttgtaCTTCCTGGATGAATGGATAATCTAGATTTGTGCGCTTTATTCATAATTAATTCCCTCAATTCTCCGAGTAGAGGAACCCGTATTCGATTGTTGAAGGTTTTTAATCCACGAGAATCGCCAATTAAATCCTCTTTTCTCTTAACTAAAAGCTCGGATTTTAAGTGTTCATCCCTTAAGGCTTCAAATTGAGTTATTTTCAAGCGTTCGATCAGATCCGATACAATTTCTATTCGCATAAATTTCACATTGTCAATCTATCcttttcggcttaaagcatcagcgACTACATTTGTCTTACCCGGATGAtagcggatttcacaatcataatcttttattagTTCTTGACACCGTCTTTGTCGTATATTCAACTCTTTCTGAGAAAAGATATACTGtgaactcttgtgatctgtacaaataacgcaGTGCGTAccgtataaataatgtctccatagcttTAAAGCAAAAACTACCGCTGCCATTTCTAAGTCATGTACCGGATAATTCTTTTCATGAGTTTTCAACTGCCGTGaaacatatgcaataaccttctctcgctgcattaacacacaacccaaACCCGCATATGACGCATCACAATATACCATAAATTCGTCGGTACCCTCGGGTAACGCTAATATTGGAGCTTGACACAATAGCTGCTTCAATATctgaaatgctttctcctgctcgTCACTCCATTGAAAAGATACATCCTTTCTAGTTAACTTCGTTAATGGACCCGCAATCttagagaaatccttgataaacctACGGTAATACCCTGCCAgatccagaaaactcttaatttcaatCGGAGTTTTCGGtgcattccaattcattaccgcttctattttggATAGATCCACTTTGATACCTTCTTGAcaaataacatgacccagaaactaaacttcacgtaaccaaaattcacatttgaaaaACTTGGCGTATAGCTGTTCTCGTTTCAACAATTCTAATACTTGACGTAGGTGATCAGCATGCTCAGACTCTGTCTTTGAATAGATCAGAATGTCGTCAATAAATactatgacaaacttatcaagaaacTGTCGACACACccgattcattaaatccataaaaatTGCTGGCGTATTCGTTAACCCGAACGGCATCaccaaaaactcataatgaccgtacctAGTACGAAATGTTGTTTTCGAAATAtcggattcagcaacacgaacctgatgatatccggaacgtaaatctatttttgaaaagaacgaagctccttgaagctgatcgaataaatcatctatcctcggaagaggatacttattcttcacggttcttttgttcaattcccgATAGTCAATACACATTCGGAGCGTACCATCTTTCTTACGAATAACactggagcaccccacggtgatgaACTAGGTCGTATAAACCCACGATCTAGCAAATCCTGAATTTGCGTCATCATGTCGCGAATCTCGGACGGAGCTAACCTATAAGGATCTTTAGCCACTGGTGTAGATCCTGGCATCAACTCAATTTTGTATTCTACTTCCCTAACTGGCAGCAAAACCGGTaattcatctggaaatacttctgggaAGTCACGCACTACTGGAATATCAGCTACCGTCTTTTTCTCTTTCTTAGCATCAATTACATACACGAGAAATGTATCACATCCCTTTGCTATCGATTTCCTAGCCTTCATCATCGAAATCAAAGGACAACCAAACCCACCCCGTTCGCCACGGGCTATAACACGTGTCCCATCAGATAAAGGGAAAGAAATCAATTTCTTATGACATTTTATACTTGCCTTATGGAAACTCAACCAGTTCATACATagaactacatcaaagctaggtatgggCATCACTAAATAAGTCACCGGAAATACACTCCCATCTATTTCTATACTTATTCCAGACACAGATGTTGTGACTGGAACGGTCTTACCACTGGCTACTTCCACTTCTAACGGTTCAGGTAACATAGAAACAGGAAAGTTTAACTTATCAAAGAATCTAGTAGCTATAAAAGAACGATTGGCTCcgcaatcaaacaatacacgagcaggtgTAGAGTTAACCAAAAACATACCGGTGATAGCATCGTCGGTAGTAGTAGCTTCGTCTACCGACATCTGGAAGGCTCTTGCTTTAGGTCTTGGAGGAGTCTTACGCTTCTGTCCAGTTGACGAAGCTGAAGATCCCCCGACTGACGCTGTCCTTGCTCCTGCCCCTACCTCAGAACTCATCTTTCTTGCAGACGGACAATCAACTGATATGTGCCCTGATTTATGAAAATTCCAGCAAACATTTTCTTTGAATGTGCAAGCCTGAATATCGTGACCCATTACTCCACATCGCATGCACCTCTTTATCAAATTGGTGTAAGGACCCGCATGAGTCGATTTACAACCATTGCACCACAGCCTCTGGTTCGAACTACTACCACTTTGGGAAAACCTTCCCTTTTGATGACCACCATGAGATTTCCTTGATTTGAAACTACCTTGACTTGGCGTCTGTTTGGGCTGCGCCACCGTTTCATTTTGACTATCTTTGGCCGTCTTAAAATCTTCGTCCACCATTTTGGCTATGGCAAAGGCTTGAGGTAACGAATGTGCCATTCTTACCAATGATCTGTATTCTGGCAAGATCATTTCCACAAACTGATCAATCTTAGACTGTTCATCAGGAAGCCACTGTTGTACAAAGCGAAGCTTGTCAGTGAACTTCTCGATCacttcgtcaattgtcatctgtctAGTCATCTTCAGATTCATAAATTCCCGCTTCATTCTTGAGATCTCATAAGGAGTGCAATATTGTTCGCACACCTTAGCTGCAAATTGTTCCCAAGTCACCTGGTTCAACATTTCCTTTGACATCTGAGAAGTTATTGAATCCCACCAACCCATTGCTTTCTTTTTCAACAATATGTTGGCATAAGTTACACGTAATTCGGGCTCGCATTGACAGGCTTCCAATGCTCGGTCTACCTCATGTAACCAATCAAAGGTTTCAGTCGGATTAGAACTACCGACATACTCTGGAGGTTTGCATTCAAGAAATTGCTTAAAAGTACACTTTTTCTTAGTTTCAGTTGTTGGTTGCTGCCACATTTGAATCACGTAGGGATACATAACTTGACCCGGGTTTTGGTATCCCTGTTGAGGCTGTAACTGTTGCTGAGGCGGCGTTTGAAACTTTGGAAATGGCAACGGAGCTTGGAACTGTTGTGGTTGTGATGAAGTTCCCCCTGATGCAGACCCAAACTGGGGTACAGAAAACCCTGGAGGTGCAGTATCATCATTACCCGTCACTGTACCCATAGAAATAATACCTTCTAGCTCAGTTATCCGGTCTCAAGATTCTTTCAATCGACTCTCCAATCGTTGGATGTACTCTTACTGATCAGTATCTGAGTCTTCCCCTTCAGGTGGAGCTATGAAGATTCCGGGGGTAGGTGGAGCTAGGACATCCTGCCTTTCGTCAGTCATCTTTCACCTGTACTACAAAtcatctcacaaaagcttagtggataatccGTTAGTACCTACAGACTATCATACCATTCTGGCATTCTCTACATTCACTTAGCTTGTCTCCCAAGGATATGTTTGACACACTATCGAAGGTTTAGGAACATGACATCTATGTGTACACGTTGCCAAACCTacactctgataccaagttgtaacaccgtccattttttttaaatacacagcggaaacattatacatataataattacatAAACATAATTATGTTTTACAATATCACACGGTTATTATAAATCAtctggtgttacgttaaacaactattcTTATGTTATACAAAAAACATCAGAGTTTGATCTTCAAACATATCCAGCAAAACAAGCTCCTCCCAAAACCCTAGCTTATAAGCCTACCTGCAGGGAGGAAGTGAGGGAGTTaatacaaggctaagtgaatggcacAATCCTAACAGGTATAAGCATATAGCATCAAGCTAGCCAATACACAAACAAGGTCTTGATAACAAGAGGATCGGCGTCCTGGCTGGGCCCTTAACTCCAATTGATCAGGCTGGAGTATACCGATAATTCCAAttactgtctccctcgcatagtatccagatgcagggggtgcatcattcAACTATACTACGCGAATAGTAATTCCTGAACCAGAAAGACTCATTCCTACCTCTTGCCCAACTTACAAATTTGGCATAACTACAAAACCATAGCTGCCCCACATGTAAGCCAGTTGCCGCTACAAAACCCGCAATCGTCAATATCACTACCGGACTACTAACCCGTAGTCGGCATCCAGGGTGGCCACAACAAGTCACATAATATAGCACAATATATCATATACTAAGTATTCAGGTGAGTAAGCCAAGGTaacagtagcataacccgctactaaatacttataaacattaggatagtcccactcacctggaaatacaagaactcagtagtcttatttcactgagccttcaccttttcctTTATCACTAGAGAATATCATTTCTCTAGTTA from Rutidosis leptorrhynchoides isolate AG116_Rl617_1_P2 chromosome 9, CSIRO_AGI_Rlap_v1, whole genome shotgun sequence harbors:
- the LOC139869289 gene encoding uncharacterized protein, which produces MGTVTGNDDTAPPGFSVPQFGSASGGTSSQPQQFQAPLPFPKFQTPPQQQLQPQQGYQNPGQVMYPYVIQMWQQPTTETKKKCTFKQFLECKPPEYVGSSNPTETFDWLHEVDRALEACQCEPELRVTYANILLKKKAMGWWDSITSQMSKEMLNQVTWEQFAAKVCEQYCTPYEISRMKREFMNLKMTRQMTIDEVIEKFTDKLRFVQQWLPDEQSKIDQFVEMILPEYRSLVRMAHSLPQAFAIAKMVDEDFKTAKDSQNETVAQPKQTPSQGSFKSRKSHGGHQKGRFSQSGSSSNQRLWCNGCKSTHAGPYTNLIKRCMRCGVMGHDIQACTFKENVCWNFHKSGHISVDCPSARKMSSEVGAGARTASVGGSSASSTGQKRKTPPRPKARAFQMSVDEATTTDDAITGMFLVNSTPARVLFDCGANRSFIATRFFDKLNFPVSMLPEPLEVEVASGKTVPVTTSVSGISIEIDGSVFPVTYLVMPIPSFDVVLCMNWLSFHKASIKCHKKLISFPLSDGTRVIARGERGGFGCPLISMMKARKSIAKGCDTFLVYVIDAKKEKKTVADIPVVRDFPEVFPDELPVLLPVREVEYKIELMPGSTPVAKDPYRLAPSEIRDMMTQIQDLLDRGFIRPSSSPWGAPVLFVRKMVRSECVLTIGN